One stretch of Phycisphaerales bacterium DNA includes these proteins:
- a CDS encoding multiheme c-type cytochrome has translation MSSLAWNLGPQNTTQGEIDMAAGSPTVGRKPTGARRKYVPVVGPRLRVVLMAIFALFALLAVNSVYLVSVSVLGWTTGQSYENWFYLIMFLVHLILGLIIVVPVIVFGLIHMKNARNRPNRRAVRAGYALFATALLLLISGIVLMRIDGVIVIKNPTIRAVAYWAHVISPLAVVWLFTLHRLAGRGIRWRVGGVVAAVAACFAVLVLIFQAQDPRAWNVEGNPDGDQYFFPSLARTVSGDFIHEEVLQNDEYCLECHADVHDAWSHSAHRFSSFNNPAYLFSVRQTREHMLERDGTVNGSRFCAGCHDPVPFFSGSFNDPNYDDENDPTSQAGITCTVCHSISHVNSVQGNADYTIDEPVHYPFATSKNSFLQWVNRQLIKAKPAFHKKTFLKPLHSSTEFCGTCHKVHLPPEVNDYKWLRGQNHYDAFYLSGVSGQGVSSFYYPQVAETNCNSCHMPLVASDDFGARPDRDESGEMKVHDHMFPSANTAIPAMIAARDPQGLEMRDPDAAIKAHQEFLDGVLRVDIFGVRENGKIDGKLVAPLRPEIPILEPGRDYLFEIVIRTVKMGHTFTQGTADSNEVWLDVTASIDEEVIGQSGSLDPVNNAVDPWSHFVNSFVLDREGNRINRRNAEDIFTALYNHQIPPGAADTVHYRLHVPEDATGAIELDVKLLYRKFDTEYMALIHGDYDFRNELPITVLATDRITLPVAGQGDIASQDEPLIPTWQRWNDYGIGLLRKPDQGQLRQAEEAFEQVESLGRPDGPINLARVYLNEGRVTEDAPAALQRARDFDPPAREWSLLWFSGLVNKQNGNLDEAINNFQQIVDGGFEQAAGRGFDFSKDYRMLNELAGTLYERAKQERGPARRDQRVKLMDRALGYLLLALEYDPENATSHYLLKQIYTDLGNDEQAMVHAEKHAYYKVDDNAREQAITAARMKYPAADHAAESVVIYDLDRETMNDESTGP, from the coding sequence ATGTCATCGTTGGCATGGAATTTAGGCCCACAGAACACCACACAAGGTGAGATTGATATGGCAGCAGGAAGTCCAACGGTGGGACGCAAGCCGACTGGAGCTCGTCGGAAATACGTGCCAGTGGTTGGGCCGCGGCTGCGGGTCGTCCTTATGGCCATCTTTGCGCTCTTTGCGCTCCTGGCAGTCAATTCTGTGTATTTAGTCAGTGTTTCAGTTCTGGGTTGGACAACAGGGCAGTCCTACGAGAATTGGTTCTACCTGATTATGTTCCTGGTCCACCTGATCCTGGGTTTGATCATTGTGGTGCCGGTGATTGTCTTTGGGCTCATTCACATGAAGAATGCTCGCAATCGCCCCAATCGTAGGGCGGTCCGAGCTGGTTACGCGTTGTTTGCGACAGCGCTGTTGCTTCTGATCAGTGGGATTGTGCTCATGCGGATCGATGGCGTCATTGTCATCAAGAATCCCACTATTCGCGCTGTGGCCTATTGGGCTCATGTCATTTCACCGCTGGCGGTTGTTTGGCTCTTTACGTTACATCGTCTTGCGGGTCGTGGAATTCGCTGGAGGGTCGGTGGCGTTGTGGCTGCCGTTGCGGCGTGTTTTGCTGTACTGGTGTTGATCTTTCAGGCACAGGATCCGCGCGCTTGGAATGTTGAGGGAAATCCTGACGGAGATCAGTACTTCTTCCCGTCTCTGGCTCGAACCGTGAGCGGCGACTTTATTCATGAAGAAGTACTTCAGAATGATGAATATTGTTTGGAATGTCATGCTGATGTTCATGATGCGTGGTCGCATAGTGCTCATCGATTTAGCTCGTTTAATAATCCGGCCTACTTATTCTCAGTTCGGCAAACTCGTGAGCATATGCTCGAACGTGATGGCACGGTCAATGGCTCCCGCTTTTGTGCCGGTTGTCATGATCCTGTGCCTTTCTTTTCGGGGTCGTTTAACGATCCAAACTACGACGATGAAAACGATCCAACCTCTCAAGCGGGTATCACATGTACAGTCTGTCATAGCATTTCTCATGTGAACTCTGTGCAAGGTAATGCTGACTATACGATCGACGAACCTGTTCACTACCCCTTCGCAACGTCCAAGAATAGTTTTCTACAATGGGTCAATAGGCAGTTAATTAAAGCCAAGCCCGCATTTCATAAAAAGACATTTCTTAAGCCATTGCATAGCTCGACGGAGTTTTGTGGCACCTGTCATAAAGTGCACTTGCCGCCTGAAGTCAATGACTACAAATGGCTGCGTGGGCAGAACCACTACGATGCCTTTTATCTCAGTGGTGTCTCAGGCCAGGGTGTTTCCAGTTTCTATTATCCACAGGTCGCGGAGACCAACTGTAATAGCTGTCATATGCCTTTGGTAGCCTCAGATGACTTTGGTGCACGGCCAGATCGAGATGAATCAGGTGAGATGAAGGTGCATGACCACATGTTCCCCTCAGCGAACACCGCTATTCCTGCAATGATTGCAGCGCGGGATCCGCAGGGACTGGAGATGCGTGACCCTGATGCAGCAATAAAAGCTCATCAAGAGTTTTTAGACGGTGTATTGCGAGTGGACATCTTTGGTGTGCGAGAGAACGGCAAGATTGATGGAAAACTTGTGGCGCCCTTGCGTCCTGAAATTCCAATACTGGAGCCAGGTAGAGATTACCTCTTTGAGATTGTCATACGTACAGTCAAAATGGGTCATACATTTACACAGGGGACGGCGGACTCGAATGAAGTCTGGCTTGATGTGACGGCATCAATCGATGAAGAAGTGATTGGTCAAAGTGGTTCGCTGGATCCAGTAAACAATGCGGTAGATCCATGGTCGCACTTCGTGAATTCGTTTGTGTTAGACCGAGAAGGAAATAGGATTAATCGGCGAAATGCTGAGGATATTTTTACTGCTCTATACAATCACCAGATACCTCCAGGGGCTGCTGATACGGTTCACTATCGTTTGCATGTTCCAGAAGATGCTACCGGCGCCATTGAATTAGATGTCAAGCTCTTGTACCGGAAGTTTGATACTGAATACATGGCGTTGATTCATGGCGATTATGATTTTCGCAATGAGTTGCCAATTACAGTTCTCGCCACTGATCGAATAACGCTTCCGGTCGCAGGCCAGGGCGACATTGCATCTCAGGACGAGCCCTTGATTCCAACATGGCAACGATGGAATGACTATGGAATTGGCCTGCTGCGAAAGCCCGATCAAGGTCAGTTGCGTCAAGCTGAAGAAGCGTTCGAACAAGTAGAATCGCTAGGCCGTCCTGATGGGCCTATCAACTTGGCTCGTGTGTATCTCAATGAGGGGCGTGTGACAGAAGATGCACCAGCAGCGCTACAGCGGGCTAGAGATTTTGATCCACCTGCACGTGAATGGTCCCTGCTCTGGTTTAGTGGTTTGGTTAATAAGCAAAATGGGAATCTTGATGAGGCCATCAACAATTTTCAACAGATTGTCGATGGGGGATTTGAACAAGCGGCTGGCCGTGGGTTCGATTTTTCGAAAGATTACCGGATGCTCAACGAGTTGGCTGGCACACTTTATGAGCGAGCAAAGCAGGAGCGGGGTCCCGCCCGTCGAGATCAGCGGGTCAAACTTATGGACAGGGCGCTCGGTTATCTGCTCTTAGCCTTGGAATATGACCCAGAGAATGCAACAAGTCACTATCTTCTGAAGCAGATCTACACCGATCTGGGCAATGATGAACAAGCCATGGTGCATGCTGAAAAGCACGCATATTATAAGGTTGATGATAATGCGCGAGAGCAAGCGATTACTGCTGCTCGCATGAAGTATCCAGCAGCGGACCATGCGGCCGAATCAGTAGTCATCTATGACCTTGACAGAGAAACCATGAACGATGAATCAACAGGGCCTTGA
- a CDS encoding CRTAC1 family protein, whose amino-acid sequence MTNVKNSIDPKESSARDTPDTDGSQQYVPEDDAIIGTFFWWSLSCFIGVGLVIVIVVLVINFWPAPEEIIQDKDVGAIKPLVADVTVLPEVAFKDVTAASGIDFIHTSGARGEKLLPETMGSGAAFFDFDGDEDQDLLLINARPWPHTQGDSSEVPSIMALYENDGAGQFSDVTDGSGLNVPLYGVGVTAGDYDGDNQIDIFVSSLGQNVLFRNRGNGQFEDVSEQAGVSGSGDAWSTSGAFVDYDNDGDLDLFVTNYVQWTEEIDRSLHFSLNGVDRAYGPPTLYKGSHSNLYQNSGDGTFVDVSQAAGIQVDSPHGSGAMGKGLAVMPVDYDLDGDIDLIVANDTVQNFLFDNQGDGTFLERGAASGLAFASDGQATGAMGIDAADYRNDGSLGVGIGNFANEMTSLYVTQGQDGFFADEAIGEGIGSPTRPLLSFGLFFFDYDLDGRLDLFQTNGHLEETINEVQASQFYRQPSQLFWNSGPGQRSTFKIVPAEKTGDLAIKTVGRAASYADIDGDGDLDILITQTGDRPILMRNDQELGHHWIRLRLAGDGKNPDAIGARIELTANGVTQRRQVMPTRSYLSQVELPITFGLEDADHIDSLLITWPDGYEQFIEGLEIDRFHVISKEEPAS is encoded by the coding sequence ATGACCAATGTCAAAAATTCTATTGACCCCAAAGAGTCATCGGCAAGAGATACCCCTGACACAGACGGCAGCCAGCAGTATGTGCCAGAAGACGATGCCATTATTGGCACGTTTTTCTGGTGGTCACTGTCGTGCTTTATAGGTGTCGGGTTGGTTATTGTGATCGTGGTATTGGTAATCAATTTTTGGCCAGCGCCTGAAGAGATTATTCAGGACAAAGACGTTGGAGCTATCAAGCCATTAGTTGCAGATGTAACTGTTCTGCCTGAGGTTGCATTTAAAGATGTTACAGCGGCCTCTGGTATTGACTTCATACATACCAGCGGTGCTCGTGGGGAGAAATTACTTCCTGAGACAATGGGAAGTGGCGCAGCATTTTTTGATTTTGACGGCGATGAAGACCAAGATTTATTGCTCATTAATGCTCGGCCGTGGCCCCATACACAAGGCGATTCTTCAGAAGTGCCATCAATAATGGCTCTTTATGAGAATGATGGTGCCGGCCAATTTTCAGATGTTACTGATGGCAGTGGTTTGAACGTCCCTCTTTATGGCGTTGGTGTTACTGCGGGTGACTACGACGGAGATAACCAAATTGACATCTTTGTTTCATCTCTTGGTCAAAATGTCCTCTTTCGTAATAGAGGGAATGGTCAGTTTGAGGATGTCTCTGAACAGGCGGGTGTGTCAGGTTCAGGAGATGCATGGAGTACCAGTGGCGCCTTTGTTGACTATGACAATGATGGAGATCTCGATCTCTTTGTCACAAACTATGTGCAATGGACTGAGGAGATTGATCGCTCCCTTCATTTTTCACTCAATGGTGTTGATCGAGCTTATGGTCCGCCAACCCTCTATAAGGGAAGCCACTCAAATCTTTATCAGAACAGCGGGGATGGCACGTTTGTAGATGTCTCGCAGGCAGCAGGAATCCAGGTTGACAGCCCGCACGGCAGTGGTGCTATGGGAAAAGGGTTAGCCGTCATGCCAGTTGATTATGATTTAGATGGGGATATCGATCTGATTGTTGCGAACGATACGGTTCAGAACTTTCTTTTTGATAATCAAGGGGATGGCACTTTTTTAGAACGTGGTGCTGCATCAGGATTAGCATTTGCATCAGATGGCCAGGCGACTGGAGCCATGGGTATTGACGCGGCAGATTATCGAAATGATGGGTCTTTGGGAGTTGGAATCGGAAACTTTGCCAACGAAATGACCTCGCTGTATGTCACGCAAGGGCAAGATGGTTTCTTTGCTGATGAGGCCATTGGCGAGGGCATTGGATCGCCGACGCGGCCGCTCTTGTCATTTGGTCTTTTCTTCTTTGATTATGACCTGGATGGCCGCTTGGATCTCTTTCAGACGAATGGTCATTTGGAGGAGACGATCAATGAAGTTCAAGCAAGCCAGTTTTACCGGCAGCCAAGTCAGTTATTCTGGAACTCGGGGCCTGGCCAACGTTCGACATTCAAGATTGTGCCTGCCGAGAAAACAGGGGATCTGGCCATTAAGACCGTCGGTCGAGCGGCTTCATATGCAGATATCGATGGGGATGGCGATCTAGATATTTTGATTACGCAGACTGGTGACCGTCCAATCTTGATGCGTAATGACCAGGAACTGGGGCACCATTGGATTCGGCTGCGTTTGGCCGGTGATGGAAAGAATCCAGATGCAATTGGTGCTCGCATTGAACTGACAGCCAATGGTGTCACTCAGCGACGTCAAGTCATGCCAACCCGAAGCTACCTCTCTCAAGTAGAGTTGCCTATTACCTTTGGCCTAGAAGATGCGGATCACATTGACTCTCTTCTGATTACATGGCCCGACGGTTATGAGCAGTTCATCGAAGGTCTGGAGATCGATCGTTTTCATGTGATCTCCAAAGAAGAGCCAGCATCATGA
- a CDS encoding RidA family protein produces the protein MKDRQYISSGTPWEEQVGYSRAIRVGHMVFVTGTLAADEHGQVYAPGDAFEQTCYALRKIESALTEAGSCLKDVVRTRIYITDMAYADEVGRAHKELLGDIRPATTMVCVSGLWGEGSVVEIEVDSVIS, from the coding sequence ATGAAGGACCGGCAGTACATTTCATCTGGTACACCTTGGGAAGAACAGGTCGGATACTCGCGGGCGATTCGTGTTGGCCATATGGTCTTTGTTACCGGTACCCTTGCCGCTGATGAGCATGGTCAAGTGTATGCCCCAGGCGATGCGTTTGAGCAGACTTGCTATGCACTAAGAAAAATTGAATCAGCCCTGACTGAGGCTGGAAGTTGTTTAAAAGATGTTGTGCGAACACGAATCTACATCACCGATATGGCTTACGCAGATGAAGTGGGGCGGGCTCACAAAGAATTGCTGGGTGATATTCGGCCAGCCACAACAATGGTCTGTGTAAGCGGGCTCTGGGGAGAGGGCAGTGTGGTTGAGATCGAGGTTGATTCGGTGATTAGCTAA
- a CDS encoding SpoIIE family protein phosphatase encodes MPPENHPLRSALSDKNVMEQLLLKDRAFDAAAEGITIADALAEDRPLIYINEGFSRLTGYSVEETLGSNCRFLQGPKTDPDAVRAIRNAIEEDRNCEVELINYRKDGTPFWNRLSITPIRDSSGRTTHLIGVQSDVSRRRRAEQNLIESNASLAAANLRMKNELMAAAKIQQALLPTSIPQLDDIQVAWAFRPCDELAGDILDVLTMKNNQFAFYLLDVCGHGVAAALLSTTLSCWLSRMPLELRQNPVAAVEQLNQSFQMNRDFSKFFTCCYAVLNPNNQTLQFVSAGHPAPILVRNNEAIEIKSTGFPVGIVPDPNYHLQEISYQHGDRIYLYSDGAIEQADTNGEMFGMKRLMAELIRHRAITLQASIDETMQAVLQTASNNKNDDDVSILGIQIGKDSC; translated from the coding sequence ATGCCTCCTGAAAACCACCCATTGCGTTCCGCCTTGAGTGACAAAAACGTCATGGAGCAACTGCTTTTAAAAGACCGCGCTTTTGATGCCGCAGCAGAGGGAATTACCATTGCCGACGCCCTGGCTGAAGACCGGCCACTGATTTACATCAATGAGGGTTTCTCACGCCTGACAGGGTACAGCGTGGAGGAAACTTTGGGTTCCAACTGTCGATTTCTTCAGGGGCCTAAAACAGATCCAGATGCGGTTCGGGCAATACGCAATGCGATTGAGGAAGATCGTAATTGCGAAGTCGAACTGATCAACTATCGCAAGGACGGAACCCCGTTTTGGAACCGTCTGTCTATTACGCCTATTCGGGATTCCTCCGGAAGAACGACTCATTTGATTGGAGTTCAATCAGATGTGAGTCGTCGCCGACGGGCAGAGCAAAACCTCATTGAATCCAATGCCAGCCTTGCTGCAGCCAATCTTCGCATGAAAAATGAGCTTATGGCAGCGGCCAAAATCCAGCAGGCTCTTTTGCCAACTTCCATTCCGCAACTCGACGACATCCAGGTTGCTTGGGCGTTCCGACCCTGTGACGAATTGGCCGGTGACATTCTGGATGTGCTGACAATGAAAAACAACCAGTTTGCTTTTTACCTTTTAGATGTCTGCGGGCATGGCGTTGCAGCCGCTCTTTTGTCCACGACCTTAAGTTGCTGGCTGTCCAGAATGCCGTTGGAATTGCGCCAAAATCCGGTCGCCGCGGTGGAACAATTGAACCAATCATTTCAAATGAATCGAGATTTTTCGAAATTTTTCACCTGTTGCTATGCGGTGCTGAACCCAAACAACCAAACGTTGCAATTTGTTTCCGCCGGCCATCCAGCACCGATCCTGGTACGGAACAATGAGGCGATAGAAATCAAGTCCACCGGCTTTCCGGTTGGAATCGTACCGGACCCCAATTACCATTTGCAGGAAATTTCTTATCAGCATGGCGACCGCATCTACCTCTACAGCGATGGTGCGATTGAACAGGCAGATACCAACGGCGAGATGTTTGGGATGAAGCGTCTTATGGCAGAATTGATACGTCACCGTGCGATCACTTTACAAGCAAGTATCGATGAAACGATGCAAGCAGTTCTCCAGACGGCCAGCAACAATAAAAATGATGATGATGTTTCCATCTTGGGGATACAAATTGGGAAGGACAGTTGTTGA
- a CDS encoding YtoQ family protein: MNWTIYLSGEIHTSWRNVIFDGINSLKLPIDVCTPVTDHEASDNCGEATLGTETQTFWKDHKAAKINAMRTRKMIDHADVVVIRFGEQYRQWNAAFDAGYAAAKGKTIITLHPEEHDHALKEVDAAALAVARTPEQVVKILKYVTSS, from the coding sequence ATGAATTGGACTATCTACCTCTCTGGCGAGATCCATACATCGTGGCGCAATGTGATCTTTGATGGCATCAACAGCCTAAAGCTACCCATCGATGTATGCACGCCTGTCACTGATCACGAAGCGAGTGATAACTGCGGCGAAGCAACGCTCGGCACTGAAACACAAACATTCTGGAAAGATCACAAGGCGGCTAAAATCAATGCGATGCGTACACGCAAAATGATTGATCATGCAGACGTTGTGGTCATACGGTTTGGTGAGCAATACAGACAGTGGAATGCAGCTTTTGATGCTGGCTATGCCGCTGCGAAGGGTAAAACGATCATTACCCTCCATCCAGAAGAACACGATCACGCACTCAAGGAAGTCGATGCTGCCGCTTTAGCGGTCGCCAGAACCCCTGAGCAAGTCGTCAAAATTCTCAAATATGTGACGAGTTCGTAG
- a CDS encoding lamin tail domain-containing protein, with protein MFSKVRGHKSIVNLCLTSATAASLCVMLGAADRSNSIGHRHQANTYKSLGSEPFILNEIHADPASGITGDANNDGVRDSSQDEFIEIANTSSVDLDVSGWVISDAAQARHEFPEGSIIAGNCVAVVFGGGSPTGPFGNALVQTASGNSLGLTNGGDTVTISDENGIILSSVSYGSEGGQNASITLDPDITGSTYVIHTDATNSEGSLYSPGKLVDGQQFSGCEAIGLDTDGDGIPDDTDNCPTIFNTNQADCDENSIGDVCDIQANPSLDCDNNSVLDSCEIAGNDCNNNSILDSCDIAADPSLDSDANGILDGCEGVWVINEILADPGSVNDANNDGNNSSTQDEFIELVNISGVDQDISGYQITDAVSVRHVFDAGTIVTADCAVVVFGGGSPVGQFGGATVTTSSSGSLGFNNGGDTISLSDAGGAVLATYAYGGEANGDQSVTRDPDITGLDPLVQHSSASMSSGSTHSAGTMQDGTPFAGCSVEADADGDGVPDATDNCPTIPNADQADCDQDSIGDACQIDADPSLDCDGDGKLDSCQLAGNDCNLNNVLDSCDFASGVLTDGNGNGLADQCEVTPPESLQLSELRIDEPGSGDPQEFFELQADSGTSLTGIAFIAIGEGTSTTGNGVVECVVRLDGITVQSDGLVLVTEDTHDSAGIADLVLSSNDNELNFENSDNLTYFLVANLVTSVVPGTDLDVDEDGVIDMMIDSDGDGTADMAPYTDIVDCISVVESPNGSDPPGDFYYCGVVIGPDGDFMPSHVYRCSDTGTWAIGLYDVNDPASVDTPGSVNPECDGGPNDCPGDFSGDGVVNLTDFSGFLVAFGSTNPADLPIYDLDDSGIVDLGDFSAFLVAYGTVCD; from the coding sequence ATGTTCAGCAAAGTTCGAGGCCACAAGAGCATCGTTAATCTCTGTTTGACATCAGCAACCGCTGCTAGCCTTTGTGTCATGCTCGGCGCAGCAGACAGAAGCAACAGCATCGGCCATCGCCACCAAGCCAACACTTACAAAAGCCTAGGCAGTGAACCATTTATCCTTAACGAAATTCACGCTGATCCGGCAAGTGGAATTACTGGCGATGCCAACAATGATGGCGTACGCGACTCTAGCCAAGACGAGTTCATTGAGATCGCGAACACAAGCTCCGTCGACCTAGATGTCAGTGGCTGGGTGATTTCTGATGCCGCTCAAGCTCGCCATGAATTTCCAGAGGGTTCGATTATCGCGGGGAACTGTGTAGCGGTCGTCTTTGGTGGCGGCTCACCCACTGGCCCATTTGGTAACGCGTTAGTACAAACAGCCAGTGGCAATAGCCTGGGCTTGACCAATGGCGGCGACACCGTCACGATTTCAGATGAAAATGGAATTATTCTTAGTTCAGTCTCCTATGGCTCAGAAGGTGGCCAAAACGCCTCTATAACGTTAGATCCGGATATCACCGGCTCCACCTATGTGATCCATACTGATGCAACCAATAGTGAAGGATCCTTATACAGCCCAGGAAAACTGGTCGATGGCCAACAATTCTCGGGTTGCGAGGCGATCGGCCTCGATACCGATGGTGATGGCATTCCCGATGACACGGATAACTGCCCCACCATCTTCAATACAAATCAAGCTGACTGCGATGAAAATTCCATCGGTGATGTGTGTGACATACAGGCAAATCCAAGCCTTGACTGCGACAACAACAGCGTCCTTGATAGCTGTGAGATTGCTGGCAATGACTGTAATAACAATAGCATTCTAGATAGCTGCGACATCGCTGCTGATCCAAGCCTAGATAGTGATGCCAATGGCATTCTCGACGGCTGCGAAGGCGTCTGGGTCATTAATGAGATTCTGGCCGATCCTGGCTCAGTCAATGATGCCAACAATGACGGGAACAACAGTTCAACTCAAGATGAGTTTATCGAGCTCGTCAATATCAGTGGCGTTGACCAAGATATCTCTGGCTACCAAATCACTGATGCTGTTTCTGTTCGTCATGTATTTGATGCAGGGACAATAGTGACTGCTGACTGCGCGGTTGTTGTCTTCGGCGGTGGATCACCTGTTGGACAATTTGGCGGCGCTACCGTGACAACTTCTTCCAGCGGTTCTTTGGGCTTCAATAATGGTGGCGACACTATCTCATTGAGTGATGCTGGCGGCGCTGTCCTGGCAACCTACGCTTATGGAGGCGAAGCTAACGGCGACCAATCCGTCACACGCGATCCAGATATCACGGGGCTCGATCCATTGGTCCAACATAGCTCTGCAAGCATGAGCAGCGGATCAACTCACTCCGCTGGCACGATGCAGGATGGCACTCCATTCGCTGGATGCTCCGTTGAAGCCGATGCTGATGGCGATGGTGTTCCTGATGCAACTGATAACTGCCCCACCATTCCCAATGCAGACCAAGCGGATTGTGACCAAGACTCTATTGGTGATGCTTGCCAAATTGATGCTGATCCGAGCCTTGACTGTGATGGCGATGGCAAGCTTGATAGCTGCCAACTCGCTGGCAATGACTGCAACCTCAACAACGTTCTGGACAGCTGTGACTTTGCCTCTGGAGTGCTGACCGATGGCAATGGCAATGGCCTGGCAGATCAGTGTGAAGTAACTCCGCCAGAAAGCTTGCAGCTCAGCGAGCTTCGTATCGATGAGCCAGGCAGTGGAGACCCACAGGAATTCTTCGAACTCCAAGCTGATTCAGGCACGTCACTCACAGGTATTGCCTTCATCGCCATTGGCGAAGGCACCAGCACGACCGGCAACGGCGTTGTTGAGTGTGTGGTCCGACTTGATGGCATCACTGTCCAGTCTGATGGCCTCGTCCTCGTAACTGAAGACACACATGACAGCGCCGGAATCGCTGACTTAGTACTGTCTTCAAACGACAATGAACTGAACTTCGAGAACTCTGACAACTTGACTTACTTCTTAGTCGCCAACTTGGTCACAAGTGTGGTGCCTGGTACGGATCTTGATGTCGATGAAGATGGCGTGATCGATATGATGATCGATTCAGATGGTGATGGCACCGCTGACATGGCCCCCTATACCGATATCGTCGACTGTATTTCAGTGGTTGAATCGCCAAATGGATCTGATCCACCTGGTGACTTTTACTACTGCGGAGTTGTGATCGGACCAGATGGTGATTTCATGCCCAGTCATGTCTACCGCTGTTCTGATACTGGAACTTGGGCTATTGGTCTTTATGACGTCAATGATCCAGCCAGTGTTGATACTCCTGGCAGTGTCAATCCTGAGTGCGATGGTGGACCAAACGATTGTCCTGGAGATTTCTCCGGGGATGGCGTCGTCAACCTGACTGACTTCTCGGGCTTCCTTGTTGCCTTTGGCTCAACCAATCCAGCCGATCTTCCAATCTATGATCTGGATGACAGCGGGATTGTGGATCTTGGAGACTTCTCAGCATTCTTAGTCGCATACGGCACCGTTTGCGATTGA
- a CDS encoding 2-C-methyl-D-erythritol 4-phosphate cytidylyltransferase — MNLSIIIPAAGSSTRFGNRDKLREEIGGRPLLVRTIETFAASAAVNQIIVVGPPDDLPEFRERFGPALSFHGVQIVPGGRESRWQSVAAGLKAVSENATHIGVHDAARPGLTEGLLNRLLETALYVDAVIPVLKVNATVKRVGQLEDVGGREDELEVLADSILGGSSDSSIKAAAIEETVDRTGLVLAQTPQVFKAALLHRAYSEGHAQDTTDDAQAVERAGARVYTIDGEARNLKVTTRADVDLVISLMGLKPDAQRPTHKRF; from the coding sequence ATGAATTTGTCAATCATCATTCCTGCGGCTGGTAGCAGTACGCGTTTTGGCAACCGCGACAAACTTCGTGAGGAAATAGGTGGCCGACCTCTATTGGTGAGGACCATTGAGACTTTTGCAGCGAGCGCAGCTGTTAATCAGATTATTGTTGTAGGGCCACCAGATGACTTGCCAGAATTTCGAGAGAGGTTTGGTCCTGCGCTGAGTTTTCATGGTGTGCAAATTGTTCCTGGTGGGCGAGAGAGTAGATGGCAGAGTGTTGCTGCAGGGTTAAAGGCGGTGAGTGAAAATGCGACTCATATTGGAGTGCATGATGCGGCTCGCCCTGGGCTGACTGAAGGGTTGCTCAATCGTCTTCTCGAAACAGCATTGTATGTTGATGCGGTCATTCCAGTGTTGAAAGTTAATGCCACCGTTAAGCGAGTTGGGCAATTAGAAGATGTTGGTGGACGAGAAGATGAGCTTGAAGTGTTGGCGGATTCTATTCTTGGTGGATCCTCAGATAGCTCAATCAAAGCGGCCGCAATTGAAGAGACGGTAGACAGGACTGGGCTTGTTTTGGCTCAAACGCCTCAGGTGTTTAAGGCAGCGTTATTGCATCGAGCTTATAGCGAAGGGCATGCTCAAGACACAACTGATGATGCTCAGGCCGTTGAGCGTGCTGGAGCAAGGGTTTATACGATCGATGGAGAGGCGAGAAATCTAAAAGTCACAACCCGCGCAGATGTTGATCTTGTTATATCGCTGATGGGCTTAAAGCCAGACGCTCAGCGTCCGACCCATAAGCGGTTCTAG